The Pochonia chlamydosporia 170 chromosome Unknown PCv3seq00029, whole genome shotgun sequence DNA window CGAGATTGTGGCAGGCATTCACACCACTTCTCACGCTCACCGATGCCACAGGATGTTTGCAAATGGGCTCCCGCTTCGCTATAATGGAGCGAAAACTGGAGTAGGCGCTTTCGAAGGTTTAAGAAGACTTCCTTCACCAGAGGAGCGCAACAACGTTGCTGGAACTGAATATGCACACCAACGTGGCTTGGAGCCACCTAGCAGAGGAATTTGGGCCACAATGTGCCTTGATTATCCTTCACACTTCCAACCATTACCAGCAAAATTTTTTTGATACTTGATGGCGGTCTTTCAATGTTACGAATCAGGGCGAAGGTTGGCTCCCAGTAAAGCAGGACGTTTCCGAAGCTCCCCGTTACTCGCGACAGGGCAAGAAAGCCTTTGTCTGGAAGGAAGCCGGCCTGCTTCTTAGCATCTCGACTGTCTCGGCGTTTATAGCAGGCGTTCAATGATTCGAAATATCTGCTAAACTGTGAAAATCTCTCTATACTCAGCTCTTCCAGCGAAGTCCCTCAACTCAAAGTGTTCCAAAGCGAGTAATTCATCTACTCAACCCCTCCTTCCCCCGCATGGATCATGTACTCCCTTCCGACTCCATGTTCAAGCACCTGAGGAGCACCGGCTATTTCATGCTCACaattccatcaccacactaATGAATGCTCCAGGGGTGTGCGCTGATCGGCATTTCCgtgttgtcgttgcttgTCCGTGAACATTGTCGTACCGGAAATCTCAGCCGATGATGATAGAGTGTTAAATGCGGATGCATCGCTAGGTCCACTGACCTGCTGATATGTCCATGGACCAGGAAGTGCCGATACCGCAGGACCGGGAGACTGGAGGTGCTTTTCGACATGGTATAACTCTTGGAACGGTGTCCACGACATGACGGCATTTTTAATTAGACGAGTTTGAAGGTAGACAACCTCAGCGGTCAATGCTTGGTTTCGGGAGGTCAATTCTTTCACCGCTTGGTCACTGGTAGTGTGTGATTCCAGCTCTCTGACCGCGGATTCAAGTTGTGCGATATATTGCTTTGTTCTCTGTCGAGCTGCGCGCTGGGCTATTCGATCCTGAGCTCGTTTGCGTTCTAACTTCTCCGGAGTTAATTTAGCAGTCCGGCGAGATCCTTGCAGAAGATTAGCAACGAATGAGCCTTGCACACCGTTTCATTATACAAAATCAGGGCGAGCGCAAAAGCATTGTTAAAGCGTTGCAAATTCTTACTTTTACGCTGAGGAGTGCAGCTGGCTGGCGTAGTTGACATGCTGAGGGAATGCCAGGAAGTAATATCTGTGGTTTGTTCAAAGACGTGCATATCTCTCTTTGTCGTTGTTTTACGTCCGCAGTCACTTCAGAGCTACGGGTACGACTTAACCCAGCCATGATATCCATCTGgttcaaggacaacatttaTCACCAAGTTATGGGTGTCACAGGTAGGAATAAGGAGCAAGCATAAGGTGGCCCAGGGTTAACTCAGGAACCATTTGTTGTATCGAGACCGTAACTATTAAGCGCTAATGCGGCACCTATGGCTCCAGCACGGCGCTGAGATACCTGCGCGCCCGGCCGTGCTGGTGACTAGTTGAGATAAGGACAAGCCTACTACACCATGGCCGGCAGAGGCGTAGTTTGTCCCGAGACGGATGGCAGACCAGCATGAGTACAGGGAAATCGCAGTTCAACTCTTCGCTTCAGCAAATCGAAGGACCTGTACATGAGGCCTGCAGTGCAGCTTTGTTGCCAGACTgctctcgccttcgtcgCCAGATACTCCCAACCACGCTCTCCAACATATGGAGTTGCAACAATGCATCGATTCAAGCCGCCACATATTCACCACCCTAATATTTTCCGTCAATTTATCCAAATACGCAAGTCTGGGCGTTATTGCCTAATTAATTGGGTTGCCAACCCAGCCACGCAACCTGGTTGGCTGGTTagttggttggttggtgaaGACAGAATTCTAGGATTGGTTGGTGGGaagggctggctggccaacTGGATTGGCCATCCAGTTGGAATAGTTGGTTGGAAGTACACCTTGCCCCTTGCTATTCCGTTGTGGCCACCCCGAGTCCTGATATGACCACCATTTCTCGAACACTCTCAATAACTAGAGAAGGTCTTTTTGAACCGGCTGTGGCGCTGAAATCATATTTACCCGCCTCACCGTCTTATTTGGTTGAGCCGAGTTAGGATCCGTACGATGAAACAGGTAATTCGGCTACTATGCCGAATCAAATTCTCAAGAATTCGGAAGATGAGGGTCCAGTTCAGCTCCGGCCACGTGCCAGGGCTGATTGAACGCCCCAAAAGTGCGGCAACCGCCGAACCCACCGAAACGTGGGTGATCCGTGCGGCACCTGAAAGTATTGGCTGACCCCCCGTTGTACGATGGGTCGTGCCTGAAAGGGCAGGTGCCTTGCCAGGTGTCGCGAAGGTTCCCCACAACAGGCCGCTGTCCATTTCATGGAGCCACAGAAGTCCCCGGAATCACAGCCACAACGTATCCTGTGTCCCCACCCCGGGGTCCCTGGCTGGCCTCATGCCTTGTGGCATCACTAACAGGTGAGTACGAACTGGGACACCTAATGCGTTGAAACTATTGGCTTTCATCAATGGCCCAACAAAGCAGAATAAGAATATATCTGCCTCCATAGTACAAAATGGCACACCAAGTTCACTCATACTCGAAAATTTACGTTCTCCCAAAAGCCATGCTGAACCTGCCCTTGAAAGAGGCGAACAATGTTTGCCAGGCGAAGAGGCGAGGTATCTGCCTGTCATCTGCAGCGTAACGCCAGTACTCTACAACGAAATCGTCCGCAAGGTGCCAAAAGGCTACCCTTGattatcttggcatgagacagGCAGCCTGTTCGGAATGACGCATTTATGGCATGATGTACCGCAGAGGGGCAtgttgtcggataaggctgcctctgttgattgaacaagcagacttagagtaattgctggatgtcataaaataatggatatcagaaggtgaagaggctggccagccacttggaaataattagaaggctggaaataatgcttctttgctaagataaatgacgtgaatccctctggcaagaggaggacaacaagttcagatacacaagcaattgacaggctattaaatcaagaactgcatcttcagcgtagtaaaaattgaattggaaccgcgtaACGCGACACATGTACGTGACGCCGGACAActcaaacattgaaactaAATTACCTCCCGACACATGCACCACATGAGTCACCACACAATGTAGAGCAATGGACAAAGGGCCGAATCGGGGTGCTCAGCGGAGGTCACTAGTGGGAACACTCAGCCCCAAAATGTTGACACGTTCTGACCCACAACTTGGTATCCCTAAAGTGGAACGATCTGACTGAAGTAGTATCGCGTGTTAAGGCAAGTACTACAACGCCAAACGGACAGACAGGCCCAGGCCCCGTAGGATGGAAACGAGAGCAGGCAAAGTTAAATGAAATGTTCAGAGCCACTTAGTATTTACTGGACCTGTGAGATACTACGGAAATTAATTTACAAGGTACATGCGTGGGAGATCATCCGAGTCAGGTATTCTCGTATTTTAGCGACTTGCTTTGTCCGAACCGGATCTAGCTCCATCCCCAGTGGATGAGCAGAGCCAAGGAAACTCGATTTCACCTTCAAGTataacggtccaagcgagtatgGCTTCGATGCCTTGCCTCAAGGATTTGGAACTTGCTAAGGCTGTCGCCTTGCAGTTGCTGTATGTCAGTGGCGTTTGCCTAGGCTTGACCCGGCGTCGGCTCGACTGGTGGCGTCAAGACTGGCTTGTGTATAACCTCAGGGTCAACATATTCCCAGACATGTTGATTCTTTGCGAACTTGCGGATTATGCTGATCCACACGTCCCAGTTACCGGATCCTTTGAGGATAACCCGGGGAGAGACCTCGAGGCTGTCAGCGGCCATTTTAATCGGTGGTGCTTAGTGCAGTAGAAGCTTTatgtaacgggctgagccgTAGATGTGCATtcggctgatgccgatgctaataacgccaccaaatgaaggTCTCACAACCGGCCCCTGAGCCTCGACTATGTAAACTAGATAGCCAGCTTCACGAGAGCTCCTAGTTTCTCTCCTCTGCAATGCAATCAACTTGTTGGTTTCCAAGCACGCTTCTGGCTGAATAAGCCCCGTGCCCCTTACACCTTCTCCGTTACACAGCGGAAACTTCACGATATTTTATACACTCGGAAGCGTGTTCAGTCAACAGAGGCACCATTATCCGACAGTATCAGCTGGCAATTTAAAAGCGGTAGATGCTTATTTCTTTGGAGCCAGCGCTTCAACAGAGTCGGGCCTGAACATGTCTGTCACTGTGGTTCTGTCTTACATTTGAACTGTTACGCCAATGGTGCTGTCTCACTCAAATATGCTCCCACTATGCTCCACGCTCTTCTCGGCATTGCTCCATCAGATAGAATATAAGATGCAAACCAGTAACCCGTGTCCCTACTCGAAACCCGAACTTAAAGACTCATTATTAGCCATTCCCATTCCTGAGAACCGATTGTAGGCCCTCCCACGTTGTGTTGAGGGGCCTCTGGTAGATGGTGGTTCATTTGAATCATGCCTCCATGGGCCGCCAGATGTCGTTGAGGAGCCACGATTAAGCTGCTCGATAGCGTAGTGCTGGAAACAGATGGCTTGTGAGGCGAGTAGCCGATGGATCGCAACATGTCGCTAGGTCCAGTCGCTTCGTTGTGGCTGCCAATATCGATGTCCGAAACGTCATCAGCGACGACCCTCCTGCTTTGcttgtgttgttgtttggagGAAGCCGAGGGCAGTCCGGATCGTGAAGCAGACGAGGCACCTGGGCCAGGAGTTGCCATAGGTGGAGCAACAGCGATGGGAACAACACCGTTGTCGccggcagctgcagcatcggCACCCTTGTTACCATAATGGCTGTTCGGGGTGCTACCAGTCGTGTTAGGACCGGCGCTCGTGCTCGTGGCCACGCGACTCTCGCAGTACTTCGGCAGCATAGTTCGGGTAGCTGGAAGGGAAGTCCTGCTATTGGCACTGTTCATGTTAGAGTTGGCGTTTTTGCTACCTGCAGCCACAGTGGCAATTGATAAAGTTGAGCTCTTGGGAGACGCGGCAGAGCCAGTGTGGTTCTTTCTCGATCTCGCCCTGCCACCAGATCCATCAGGCATCGAACCTCTGTTCCTCTTCCTGATAACGTCAGTCTTCAAACTCAAAGGTCGGACAACACCATGCAGCTTAAGGAACAGCCCGCAAGCATTGCACAGAGGCTGGCCATCCGGATTTCGTCTCCACAGCGGCGTAGCCTGGGTAAAGCAGTTTGTACATTCTGGCGCGCTACCATCGTTCTGATTGCCGCCAGCTGCCTGCAAGTTGGTTGATGAACCACATTTGGAGGACGGGGGAGACAACGGGCGATTTGGAGCAACAGACGAAAATTCTGACGTGATACCAGGCACGTCGGTGCGAGGAGTAGGCAAGCTCTGGGCAATTTGTTCAAAGCCATCGTGCTTGGCGGCCATATgcgatgtggttgatgccGTCCGAGGAAGCTTCTGCTGTCTCTTGTCGTTACTAGCCTTGAACGACAGAGACCGCCCCAGTCCGGGGCTCTCCCAGTCACCACTATTGTCCACATAGTCGGTGGTTGTGCGGCCAATCATCACCTGCTTGCGAGGACCGCCAGGGAACCGAGTAGTCTGGGGACTGAACTGTCCAGGAAGCGAGGCGTTCCAGCCCGTTGGCGCTTCATCATCCACGAACGACAAGAAGTCACTATGCATTTGCAGGTTCCCCGCTTGCATGTTATTGCCgccgtcctcgtcatcggAATCTCCTCCAAATGAGAACATGTCGTCCGGCCGCCTGAAGACAGCGGGCGACGCAATTTGACTATCAGTCTGGAATACCTGACTCGGGTTGACGTGGCTAAGTGAGCTTAGAGCAGTGCTAAATGTGGATTTGGATCCAGACTCTGTACCTATGGCCGAATACATCTGGCTACCGGTATTGGAACCGGTATACATAAACTGTTCATTATGGCCCAGGTTGTTGCTCATGTTCTGAGTAGTTTGCTGACGCATACTTTGAGGCCGCTGCTTGCGATTATCTTGAGAGTCAGAATAcaagccatcgccatcaccaatAGCCATGGGAGTGGAAACAGTTGGCTGGTAGGCAGATCCCGGCGGCGAGTTCAGGTCGGCATTGTTGAGAGACGAATTTGGAACCAAGGAGCCAGTATTATACATGTTGGAGAGAAGACCATGGGGTATCATTGGAGAATTGGAGAGAAAAAATGAAAACTTCTGCCGAAACTGTGCCGCCGGGTTCACGTCCGTGAAAGTGTCAAGAGCAAAGCGAACAGGGTAATCACCGCCTTGAGACAATTGCTGCATCGTAAccgagctggtggtgtcaagaGAATATCCCTGAAGCTCAGAATCAACTTCAAGATTGGAGAATCCGCTTGATGTGCTGCCGTTGACTGCCAGTACCTGCGGTGACAAGTTGACGGGGCGTTTCCGGTTCTGTATATTGTATGTTAGCGATAGTGTAGCCAAATAACGGTGGATCATGCTGTGGCATGTTCAAGTCAAAAGCAATGTTGTAAAAGATGAATGGCTCAGGCCAGGGGCAATAACGCGTCATGCCAATTGTAACCGATTGGGGGTGGTACTCACACGACCTTCATCAATTCTTGTTTTGTGATTATGACGCTGGACGTGGTTGAACTCCTCATTACCTGATCGCTGGTGAAGCGGGTCCGACTGAGATACGAAGTGATTGGCAGCAGAGTCCTTGCGAGGCTTGATGGGGATTCCAGAAGCCGATTGATCACCTGCAGGACATACGTCGTCGAGCTTGGAAGCCGGTAGCGGGGACATGAGACTAGATGCGCTAGCGATATTTTCAGAAAAGATGTCATGGCCGAGATTCATGGCGTGTGCATTGTTGCCGGCATTGATTTTTGTTTCTGAAGTCTTTCGTAATCGGGCAATGCCACTGGGCGTATTTGAAAAAGAGCCCACTTGTTAGCCAAAATGTCAACCGACGATGATGCAATACGAACGTGGTTTTACAAGTCTACGACTATAGATATAAAAAAGACGTACCTGCTCTGGTAGTCCTTAAGCTGGCGAGCTTCACCCCCCTGTTTCTTCTTGCGCATGCTCAGAGCCATCATGCGCCAGGTGAGATTCTCGAGGCGCTGTCGGTTCTGCAGCTGCGGCCTTGCTTTCGTGAAGAAATTCCAGACCTGGGCGGCGGCCAGCGGGTCATCATACTGCAACTGGTCAATCGATAGGGTGGCATCGACTGCTGCGTTATCGAGAGATGGAAACAAAGCGTTGCCGAGTAAGTCATTGCTGGCGATGACAAAGGCCTGAGACAATTCAGAGCTGACGGCGGTGAGGCTCTGGTGGCCGccacctccatcatcatggcctggATGATCGGGCCGTTGAGAAAATCGAAAGTCGTGTTCTGTTATGGTTGAATCCATCACAGCGACCGGCATAGAAGTAGCCAGGGAACGTCGCGACGCTGATGGGCATATTAGATAAGTCAAGTGTGGAAGTCGAGAGCCTACGGCAGTTGACGAGAAGAGGCAACCACCAAGAGGAGCCGCGAACGCACGTGCTTCAAATATTGGCAGCTCGGTGCCTCAAGCCATGATAGCCAACTTCAGTGAGAGCCACAGTGATCACTCTGCCACTCAAATCCAGGTGCTCATTGCCGTGTCATTCTTACTGTGGACTGTGCAGCTTGCACTTTGCGTTGGGACTTCAACTCGATCTCCTTATTCGTAGCCACTTACGGCCTTGGGCTACTGTAAGGGCTTCACCTGATTGCAGtggtgtatttttttttataGCTCTGCGTAGTCGTCTAGTTCCTCTGATCTAGTGATATGTTTGTATTCATGATGGGTGTGTATTGTGTTTCCTCATCCCTGTCGTCCAGTCCACCTTATGTACATCATAGGTGACTTTCCCCACCGCCACTATCCTGACACCCGCGACTTCGTATCTCAATACAGTTGGTGCCTTCATCACAAGTAGGATTGGCCGCAAGTCATTTCTAGGCTCTTCCATTCCGTCAAATCGCCGAGCGTGTCTCTGCAGCCCAGGCACCGGTGGTCTTGTAGACGGTTAAGTTCGCAGCCTTTCAAGACTACGCGCTGCTTTGTTTTCGGCCTTTGCAGCCGCCATATAATGGCTCCGTTCGATCGAACAGGCCGTCGCCGTTGGCAGTGTGGCTAACAGTCAAGctcagacttgacatttctcAATCAAGTTCGACTTttcgtcaagtcaagttctCAATTCAAATTAAGGGGTTGTCGTCAATCAATCAAGTTAAAGGTGCATGGAGGGGCCTGCTTAGCCCCAAACATATCGCCTCCTTATCGGCGGCAGTACGTTGTCGCCTTGTTGGTCGTCGCCATCCATTGTCTTATCAGCATTAACTTCGTATCTAACAGCCTCAGCAAAGTTGACCTTCCACAAACAACCAACGTGTTCATGTCAAGCGtagcatcagcatcatcctcCGCCCGCCCGCCTGCCTTACACCAATAGTCGCCCCTCATCATGTAAAATATTTGGATGACAGCACAGCCCCGTGTCGGGAATTTCAACCGGACCGGCCAACCGAGAAAGCCGCTCAGACTGGAGGACGGCTTCTGACCCCAGAGCCAACCCCTGGAGTCGAAGATGGGAGGGTCGCTGCAGATCTGGCCAGAAAGGCAGCAGAGACACGCCATGAAGAAACACCAGCGtcgccagcccagccagctacTGGCACAGATGCAACGGAGATTAAGTCGGATAATGCGCGGCAGGAAATTGAACGGATACTGCTCTGCGCTGATAATTCCTATGCTGAGATTCTGGCAGTGAGCTCAGACCCAacggaggaagaagtcgtAACTGCTTGGAAACGGCTTGGATGCATGTTGCACCCGCATTATTGCCTTCATAATGATTCCAAGGCGGTCTATAAGAGTAAGTGAATTAACTGTTAGCTATGAGCCTGCCACTAACGTGCATGACAGAAGTCCGACGGGCGGCAGGGCAGATGGGCGTAGATCAAACATTCATCGATGAGGTCAATCTTTGGGACGGTAAAGAGGTCCTCACGGCGAGTCAGCTTGATGGAACCAGCGAGGATATTCAGAGGCGATCGTACGGTCAACGCACCGCTGGGAATGGTTACAATCCTCACCCTTCGTCGGGCAAGAGGCAACACGCGGGAGAAGGGTTGGCGATTGCACAGATGCAAGGTCTGTGCCGGCTCGCAAGCGCCGCAAATCTGTAGCCTATACTCCAGGCAGCGCAATGCAGAAGGCCTTCACAAACTGGATTTAGCTGTCAGTGATTAATACTGCACAGGTTATGTCATGGATTGCCGATTTCTCACAAGCACCTTTGACAAGCTCGCTTCACACAGGGCTCTCAGTGGGTAATTGGTCCAGTTGCCCACGAGGTATGTCGCTGAGCTTGACTTTGGGCAGACCATCTCTTTCGAGTGATATTAGTACCTATAATCATTAAGTACATAATGCTATTGAATGCTAAATCGTTCATATAGTTGATGTGAAACGAAAAGAGTCGCCACTGCGAATTAGCGCTAGCAAGATAGAAAGCAACGGCACCACCCGTCCAGTCGCGGTTTA harbors:
- a CDS encoding nitrogen regulatory protein areA (similar to Verticillium alfalfae VaMs.102 XP_003007557.1), with product MDSTITEHDFRFSQRPDHPGHDDGGGGHQSLTAVSSELSQAFVIASNDLLGNALFPSLDNAAVDATLSIDQLQYDDPLAAAQVWNFFTKARPQLQNRQRLENLTWRMMALSMRKKKQGGEARQLKDYQSSGIARLRKTSETKINAGNNAHAMNLGHDIFSENIASASSLMSPLPASKLDDVCPAGDQSASGIPIKPRKDSAANHFVSQSDPLHQRSGNEEFNHVQRHNHKTRIDEGRNRKRPVNLSPQVLAVNGSTSSGFSNLEVDSELQGYSLDTTSSVTMQQLSQGGDYPVRFALDTFTDVNPAAQFRQKFSFFLSNSPMIPHGLLSNMYNTGSLVPNSSLNNADLNSPPGSAYQPTVSTPMAIGDGDGLYSDSQDNRKQRPQSMRQQTTQNMSNNLGHNEQFMYTGSNTGSQMYSAIGTESGSKSTFSTALSSLSHVNPSQVFQTDSQIASPAVFRRPDDMFSFGGDSDDEDGGNNMQAGNLQMHSDFLSFVDDEAPTGWNASLPGQFSPQTTRFPGGPRKQVMIGRTTTDYVDNSGDWESPGLGRSLSFKASNDKRQQKLPRTASTTSHMAAKHDGFEQIAQSLPTPRTDVPGITSEFSSVAPNRPLSPPSSKCGSSTNLQAAGGNQNDGSAPECTNCFTQATPLWRRNPDGQPLCNACGLFLKLHGVVRPLSLKTDVIRKRNRGSMPDGSGGRARSRKNHTGSAASPKSSTLSIATVAAGSKNANSNMNSANSRTSLPATRTMLPKYCESRVATSTSAGPNTTGSTPNSHYGNKGADAAAAGDNGVVPIAVAPPMATPGPGASSASRSGLPSASSKQQHKQSRRVVADDVSDIDIGSHNEATGPSDMLRSIGYSPHKPSVSSTTLSSSLIVAPQRHLAAHGGMIQMNHHLPEAPQHNVGGPTIGSQEWEWLIMSL